The genomic window AGGCCCACGGCGGGGCGATCGAGGTGGAGTCGGCGCCGGGCCGCGGCACCACGTTCCTCGTGACCCTCCCGCGCCAGGGGCTCGCGGAGGCCTCCCGATGAAGCCGCGCGTGCTGGTCGTCGAGGACGAGGCCGCGATCCGGCTGGCGCTCGGCGGCCTGCTGCGCCGCGAGGGCTACGAGGTGGACCAGGCCGAATCCGGCGACGCCGCCCTCGCGCAGCTCCACGGCGAGGCCTACGACCTCGTGCTGACCGACCTGGCGCTCGGCGCCGGCGCCTCGGGCATGGACGTGCTGCACGCGGTCCGGCAGGCCTGGCCGGAGACCCCGGTGGTGATGATCACGGCCCACGGCTCCGAGAAGATCGCGGTCGAGGCGATCAAGGCCGGCGCCGAGGACTACGTCCCCAAGCCCTTCGACAACGACGAGATCCGGCTGACCGTGCGCCGCGCGCTCGAGCGCACCCGGCTCCAGCGCGAGAACCGCGAGCTGCGCGAGCGCATGGACCGCGAGTGGCGCTTCGAGAACCTGATCGGCTCGGGCCCGGCGATGCGCCGCGTCTTCGACACGATCCGCAAGGTGGCGGAGACCGACCTCACCGTGCTGGTGCGCGGCGAGAGCGGCACCGGCAAGGAGCTGGTCGCGCAGGCGCTCCACCAGCGCAGCCCGCGGCGCGCGCGCGCGTTCGTGGCCGTGAACTGCGCGGCGATCAGCCGCGAGCTGGTGGAGAGCGAGCTGTTCGGCCACGAGAAGGGCTCCTTCACGGGTGCCGACGCGCGCCGTGCCGGGCGCTTCGAGGCGGCGCAGGGCGGCACGATCTTCCTCGACGAGATCGGCGACATGCCGGCGGCCACCCAGGCGAAGGTGCTGCGCGTGCTCGAGGAGCGCGCCTTCGAGCGGGTCGGCGGCCAGGAGCCGGTCGAGGTGGACGTGCGGGTGGTGGCCGCGACCCACCGGGATCTCGAGGACGAGGTGCGGCGCGGGCGCTTCCGCGAGGACCTCTACTACCGGCTGAAGGTGGTCGAGGTGGAGCTCCCGGCGCTGCGCGAGCGGCCCGAGGACGTGCCCGCGCTGGCCGAGCAGTTCCTGAGCGCGCTCGCGGCGCGTCTCGAGCGGCCCAAGGTGCCGATCGCCCCGGCGGCGCTCGCGCGGCTC from Deltaproteobacteria bacterium includes these protein-coding regions:
- a CDS encoding sigma-54 dependent transcriptional regulator, which encodes MKPRVLVVEDEAAIRLALGGLLRREGYEVDQAESGDAALAQLHGEAYDLVLTDLALGAGASGMDVLHAVRQAWPETPVVMITAHGSEKIAVEAIKAGAEDYVPKPFDNDEIRLTVRRALERTRLQRENRELRERMDREWRFENLIGSGPAMRRVFDTIRKVAETDLTVLVRGESGTGKELVAQALHQRSPRRARAFVAVNCAAISRELVESELFGHEKGSFTGADARRAGRFEAAQGGTIFLDEIGDMPAATQAKVLRVLEERAFERVGGQEPVEVDVRVVAATHRDLEDEVRRGRFREDLYYRLKVVEVELPALRERPEDVPALAEQFLSALAARLERPKVPIAPAALARLARHPWPGNVRELRNVVEQAAVLAGGPAIEEEDLRLPAGAAGGGDGTAGGEASEGRFADAKRQAVEHFERSFLLAALRANGGNVSRTAAAIGMVRQSLQQKIRELGLRDELAREPAAEDPGD